The Mesorhizobium sp. B2-8-5 genome segment TGGACAGTCTACAAAGTGCCTTGCAAGGCGAACAGCAGGGCGGAGGCTCGTCACTCCTGGCCGATGCGCTGACCAGCGTCGGCGGTTATCAGGGTGTGCTTGCCATGCTGCAGAAGTCGGGTCTCGGCGACCGTGTCGAATCCTGGCTGAGCACCAATGCCGCAAATCTTCCGATCGCGCCAGGCGAGATCAAGACGGCCCTTGGCGACCAGCGTCTTCAGCAACTGGCGAGCCAGTTCGGGATTCCGCTGGATCAGGTGGCCGCTGCCCTGGCGCAACATCTTCCGGCCGCGGTCGACCAGGCCAGCCCCGACGGGGTGCTCGCGACGCACCGCGGCTGACACTGACGGACAGCAAGACAAATCCAGACGGCTTTTGCGGCAACCACGCCGCGCGACTCGACAGCGGTGTCGCTGTCCAGCCGGAAACGAGAGGGCAAGCGTGTGAGCAAGCAGGACGAACTGATCAGCAAATATGCGGCGGACCTGAGGGTCAAATGCGGCCTTACGGCGGATTTGGATCTCTTGACGAAGGTGACGAAGGGCTGCGGTCCGGCGATCTACGACAAGGATGCATCCACCGTTTCGGCCTCGGACAAGGAGGAGCTTGAACGGGTCAAGAAAAACTTTCTCATCAAAAGACTGGGGCTGACAGCCGATGCCGGCCTGGACGCGGGGCTCGCCAGGGTCATCGACCAGTACGGCCGCACCAACCGCAACAAACACCGCCCGGTCTTCTACTACCTG includes the following:
- a CDS encoding DUF2853 family protein; translated protein: MSKQDELISKYAADLRVKCGLTADLDLLTKVTKGCGPAIYDKDASTVSASDKEELERVKKNFLIKRLGLTADAGLDAGLARVIDQYGRTNRNKHRPVFYYLLVKHFRRENAFA
- a CDS encoding YidB family protein, with product MGFLDSLQSALQGEQQGGGSSLLADALTSVGGYQGVLAMLQKSGLGDRVESWLSTNAANLPIAPGEIKTALGDQRLQQLASQFGIPLDQVAAALAQHLPAAVDQASPDGVLATHRG